A stretch of the Psychroserpens sp. Hel_I_66 genome encodes the following:
- a CDS encoding helix-turn-helix transcriptional regulator — MANSKHAHLRYNILDYCFRNKSFGFDELLKVVNEGIAELYPGEGISTRTLREDIKIFRDKENGFAAPLPEKIRTLKYTDPNFTIAKRPLLEYEQYLIDAAQQLLSRFENHPKYNKLAEALIKFQDEEEQENDAKQILFYDHNEEYKGIKHLKPLYLAIKKKETLKIFYKSFKDKEPLVFEFHPHILKQYNRRWFVFGYNKTVERWQHIIPLDERLISFETLEDVNYLDSEKDWKFFFRTMVGVTRINENVERVVLRFHNGREDYFKTKPFHPDFDFHEENPNQVFFDTLINKELVQQILSYGKDIEVIEPDVLLQEMREHTKAMQQFYET, encoded by the coding sequence ATGGCAAATAGCAAACATGCACATTTGAGGTATAATATATTAGATTATTGCTTTAGAAATAAATCTTTTGGTTTTGATGAATTATTAAAAGTTGTAAATGAGGGAATAGCTGAATTATATCCAGGAGAGGGAATATCCACAAGAACGTTAAGAGAAGACATTAAAATTTTTAGAGATAAAGAAAATGGATTTGCTGCACCATTACCAGAAAAAATTAGAACTTTAAAATATACAGATCCTAATTTTACAATAGCTAAACGACCACTTTTAGAGTATGAACAATACTTAATAGATGCTGCTCAACAACTCTTATCTAGATTTGAGAACCATCCAAAGTATAATAAATTGGCAGAAGCCTTAATTAAGTTTCAAGATGAAGAAGAACAAGAAAATGATGCTAAACAAATCTTATTTTACGATCATAACGAAGAATACAAAGGTATAAAACACCTAAAACCATTATATCTAGCTATTAAGAAAAAGGAAACTTTGAAGATATTTTATAAAAGCTTTAAAGATAAGGAACCATTGGTTTTTGAATTTCATCCACATATTTTAAAACAATACAATAGAAGATGGTTTGTCTTTGGATATAATAAAACAGTTGAAAGGTGGCAACACATTATTCCATTAGATGAAAGACTCATTAGTTTTGAAACACTTGAAGATGTCAATTATTTAGATTCAGAGAAAGATTGGAAATTTTTTTTTAGAACTATGGTAGGTGTAACGAGAATAAACGAAAATGTAGAGCGCGTAGTTTTACGTTTCCATAATGGTAGAGAAGACTATTTTAAGACAAAACCATTTCATCCTGACTTTGATTTTCATGAAGAGAATCCTAATCAAGTATTTTTTGATACCTTAATAAATAAAGAACTAGTTCAGCAAATTTTATCTTATGGTAAAGATATAGAAGTTATAGAGCCAGACGTTTTATTACAGGAAATGAGAGAACATACAAAAGCAATGCAACAATTTTACGAAACATAA
- a CDS encoding Swt1 family HEPN domain-containing protein: MKIGALVKAYIPKILEYCKNVDHKELEKLMDKEYSNKTFGINFPFCSDVIITLLDSKRYWKDKYILNSKAIRVSSQWNINHKTKFLNYLLLHNLISEIEYKELDLSVEHSHSKSQSLEISKLEIYNKEIFTGSLNSYFEESLVSQANFMSIQYQKFYCLERSIRELVKEVMINSYNDNWWNKVDFKVRDNVKNNLEYELDTSHTKRSEHKIDYSTFGDLRKIINSQWEIFKPKFNRSLKSVNEVMIDLNRLRVPIAHCTPLADKEIKRLDIRIDDWYDLLDI, translated from the coding sequence ATGAAGATAGGCGCATTAGTAAAGGCTTACATTCCAAAAATACTTGAATACTGTAAAAATGTAGATCATAAAGAGTTAGAAAAACTAATGGATAAGGAGTATTCCAATAAAACTTTTGGAATTAATTTTCCTTTTTGCTCTGATGTTATAATTACCTTGTTAGATTCAAAAAGATATTGGAAAGATAAATATATATTAAACTCGAAAGCTATAAGAGTATCTAGTCAATGGAATATTAATCACAAAACTAAGTTCTTAAATTATTTACTGTTACATAATTTGATTTCTGAGATTGAGTATAAAGAATTAGATCTTTCTGTTGAGCATAGTCATAGTAAATCACAATCTCTAGAAATTTCTAAATTAGAAATTTATAATAAAGAAATCTTTACAGGGAGTTTAAATAGTTATTTCGAAGAATCACTGGTAAGTCAAGCAAACTTTATGAGTATTCAGTATCAGAAGTTTTATTGTTTAGAGCGTTCTATCAGAGAACTCGTAAAAGAAGTAATGATAAATAGCTATAACGATAATTGGTGGAATAAAGTTGACTTTAAGGTAAGAGATAATGTCAAAAACAATTTAGAATATGAGCTTGATACCTCTCACACCAAGAGATCAGAGCATAAAATAGATTATTCAACTTTTGGTGATTTAAGGAAAATTATTAATTCACAATGGGAAATTTTTAAACCAAAATTTAATAGAAGTCTTAAATCTGTTAATGAGGTAATGATAGATTTGAATAGATTGAGAGTCCCTATTGCTCATTGTACACCTCTTGCTGATAAAGAAATTAAAAGGTTAGACATTAGAATTGATGATTGGTATGACCTGTTGGATATATAG
- the mce gene encoding methylmalonyl-CoA epimerase — protein MEKIEHIGIAVKDIEASNVLFSALFGKKHYKTEAVESEGVITSFFKTGPNKIELLQATNADSPIAKFIEKKGEGIHHIAFAVEDIEKEIERLKGEGFKMIHEKPKKGADNKLIAFLHPKSTNGVLIELCQDIEV, from the coding sequence ATGGAAAAAATAGAACACATTGGTATTGCGGTAAAAGATATTGAGGCTTCAAATGTGCTGTTTTCTGCTCTCTTCGGAAAAAAACATTATAAAACTGAAGCAGTAGAAAGTGAAGGGGTGATCACTTCTTTTTTTAAGACAGGTCCCAACAAAATCGAGTTATTGCAGGCGACGAATGCTGATAGCCCGATTGCAAAATTTATTGAAAAAAAGGGTGAGGGCATTCACCACATTGCTTTTGCGGTAGAAGATATCGAGAAAGAAATTGAACGATTAAAAGGGGAAGGGTTTAAGATGATACATGAAAAACCTAAAAAAGGAGCAGATAATAAGCTCATCGCTTTTTTGCACCCAAAGTCAACAAATGGCGTTTTGATTGAACTTTGTCAAGATATTGAAGTGTAA
- the rbfA gene encoding 30S ribosome-binding factor RbfA, with the protein MEELTQRQKKIGGVLQQDLADILQKAATDGGMRGVIISISKVNVTTDLSVAKVYLSVFPNGKGKELIEGIRSNTPLIRHEMAQRTRNQLRRMPNLEFFIDDSLEYIDGIEKSLKREEDPIKQADLLAKRKKK; encoded by the coding sequence ATGGAAGAATTAACACAAAGACAGAAAAAAATTGGCGGAGTTTTACAACAGGATCTCGCAGATATATTACAAAAAGCAGCGACCGATGGTGGGATGCGAGGCGTTATCATTTCGATAAGTAAAGTGAACGTCACCACAGATCTCTCCGTAGCCAAAGTGTACCTCAGCGTTTTCCCAAACGGAAAGGGAAAAGAACTTATTGAAGGTATTCGATCAAACACACCACTAATTCGCCACGAAATGGCACAACGTACTAGAAATCAATTACGTCGTATGCCAAATCTTGAATTTTTTATTGACGATTCCCTTGAATATATTGACGGAATTGAAAAGTCTCTAAAAAGAGAAGAAGACCCAATCAAACAAGCCGATCTTTTAGCAAAACGAAAAAAGAAATAA
- a CDS encoding ABC transporter permease, translating to MNVALYIAKRYLFSKSSNNSINIMTIIAASGTVIAAAALFIVLSGFAGLKTFSLEFSSFVDPDLKVFPAEGKSFKITSEDSLKLIKINGIKSYSKTIEERVILEFDNKRQIVTMKGVDENFLKVTSIDTMIYYGNWLENNTNQIVSGGGISNKLSYGVLDLTRNQKIYVPKPGKGQITSVKGAFNSVKAYNVGVFDINQELNNEYIFATIQTARYLLNYNDNQISSVEFKLDDSANEVEISEALKSIFGKRVEIKNRSQLNDALYKMLNTENVAVYLIFTLVIIIALFNVIGALIMMILDKKASLNTLFNLGTTTKTIRRIFFLQGSLMTILSGGIGLFLGFVIVFLQKQFELIMLTPSLPYPVEIKAINFLLVIITIFVLGILASKLASQRITRDLVKG from the coding sequence GTGAATGTTGCCCTGTACATCGCAAAACGCTATCTGTTTTCTAAAAGCAGCAACAACTCTATAAACATCATGACCATCATTGCAGCTTCGGGCACCGTGATCGCTGCTGCTGCACTCTTTATTGTACTTTCTGGTTTTGCAGGATTAAAGACTTTTAGTTTAGAATTTTCATCTTTTGTAGATCCCGATTTAAAAGTATTTCCTGCGGAAGGAAAATCGTTTAAGATCACTTCGGAAGACTCACTAAAACTCATAAAGATCAACGGAATTAAAAGCTACTCCAAGACCATTGAAGAGCGTGTTATTCTCGAATTTGACAATAAACGTCAAATAGTTACCATGAAAGGTGTTGATGAGAATTTTCTAAAAGTAACCTCAATTGATACCATGATTTACTACGGAAATTGGCTCGAGAACAATACCAATCAAATTGTTTCTGGTGGTGGCATTTCTAACAAGTTATCCTACGGAGTGCTTGATCTTACTAGAAATCAAAAAATCTATGTCCCAAAACCCGGAAAAGGACAAATCACCTCTGTAAAAGGAGCGTTTAATTCTGTTAAAGCTTATAATGTTGGTGTTTTTGATATCAACCAAGAATTAAATAATGAATACATTTTTGCAACCATACAGACTGCCCGTTATTTGCTTAACTACAATGACAATCAAATATCTTCTGTTGAATTTAAACTGGACGACTCTGCTAATGAAGTTGAAATTTCCGAAGCGTTAAAATCAATATTTGGAAAAAGAGTTGAGATAAAAAACAGGTCTCAGCTCAATGACGCACTTTACAAAATGCTCAATACCGAAAATGTTGCAGTTTACCTCATTTTTACTCTTGTCATAATCATTGCACTATTTAATGTGATCGGTGCACTTATAATGATGATTCTTGATAAAAAAGCGTCCTTAAACACGCTTTTCAATTTAGGCACAACAACAAAGACTATTAGACGAATTTTCTTTTTACAAGGCAGTTTGATGACAATACTCTCAGGTGGTATTGGACTGTTTCTTGGGTTTGTAATTGTGTTTCTTCAAAAGCAATTTGAACTTATTATGCTAACACCTTCATTACCATATCCAGTCGAGATTAAAGCAATTAATTTCTTGCTCGTGATCATTACTATTTTCGTTTTGGGTATTTTGGCTTCTAAATTAGCTTCACAGAGAATTACCCGGGATTTGGTTAAGGGGTAA